Proteins encoded together in one Streptomyces sp. TLI_171 window:
- the rpe gene encoding ribulose-phosphate 3-epimerase, translated as MMAQISPSILSADFARLAEEAEAVRGADWLHVDVMDNHFVPNLTLGVPVVESLARATSTPLDCHLMIEQPDRWAPQYVEAGAGSVTFHVEAAAAPVRLAREIRAKGARASMALRPATPIEPYEDLLPELDMVLIMTVEPGFGGQAFLDIMLPKIRRTRQLIDKHGLDLWLQVDGGVAPATIERCAEAGADVFVAGSAVYGAADPVEAVRALRAQADAASADAWWACKH; from the coding sequence GTGATGGCCCAGATCAGCCCCAGCATCCTGTCCGCCGACTTCGCCCGGCTCGCCGAGGAGGCCGAGGCGGTGCGCGGCGCGGACTGGCTGCACGTCGACGTGATGGACAACCACTTCGTCCCGAACCTGACGCTGGGCGTGCCGGTCGTCGAGTCGCTGGCGCGGGCCACCAGCACCCCCCTCGACTGCCACCTGATGATCGAACAGCCCGACCGCTGGGCCCCGCAGTACGTGGAGGCCGGCGCCGGCTCGGTCACCTTCCACGTGGAGGCCGCCGCCGCGCCCGTCCGGCTGGCCCGTGAGATCCGCGCGAAGGGCGCCCGCGCCTCGATGGCGCTGCGGCCCGCCACCCCGATCGAGCCGTACGAGGACCTGCTGCCCGAGCTCGACATGGTGCTGATCATGACGGTGGAGCCCGGCTTCGGCGGCCAGGCGTTCCTCGACATCATGCTGCCCAAGATCCGCCGCACCCGGCAGCTGATCGACAAGCACGGCCTCGATCTGTGGCTGCAGGTGGACGGCGGCGTCGCCCCCGCCACCATCGAGCGGTGCGCCGAGGCCGGGGCGGACGTGTTCGTGGCCGGCTCGGCGGTCTACGGGGCGGCCGACCCCGTCGAGGCCGTCCGCGCGCTGCGCGCCCAGGCCGACGCGGCCAGCGCCGACGCCTGGTGGGCCTGCAAGCACTGA
- a CDS encoding SCO6745 family protein, with protein sequence MSGPVPPADAARPAAAPDPAGPVHPARALWRLFEPVYAVAFLQPESRAAFEAAGLDGSWRGYFAARAAPLGAVDAPQVTAAFFSFSPAMVANSVPEVWTHASPEQALAARDRGSAAALARVLEPVAPEQVAAAATALEEAAARLDCAGRVLAAANAALPTAVDVHGRLWQAANLLREHRGDGHVAALVAEGLDGCEATVLHCALDARRAVLQPLRGWTDQEWEAAAERLVERGRLTAQGTVTELGLARHRVVEAATDLAAGRVWEGLSPDGLDRLTAVLRPIAALCHRRMPINPLAMPPVDQ encoded by the coding sequence ATGTCCGGTCCCGTCCCGCCCGCCGATGCGGCCCGCCCGGCCGCTGCCCCCGACCCGGCCGGGCCCGTCCACCCCGCCCGCGCGCTGTGGCGGCTCTTCGAGCCGGTGTACGCCGTCGCCTTCCTCCAGCCCGAGAGCCGGGCCGCCTTCGAGGCGGCCGGGCTGGACGGCAGTTGGCGCGGCTACTTCGCCGCCCGTGCGGCCCCGCTCGGCGCGGTCGACGCGCCGCAGGTGACCGCCGCGTTCTTCAGCTTCTCCCCGGCGATGGTCGCGAACTCCGTGCCGGAGGTGTGGACGCACGCGAGCCCCGAGCAGGCGCTGGCCGCCCGGGACCGCGGATCGGCCGCGGCCCTGGCCCGCGTCCTGGAGCCCGTCGCGCCCGAGCAGGTCGCGGCGGCGGCGACCGCGCTGGAGGAGGCGGCGGCGCGGCTGGACTGCGCGGGCCGGGTGCTGGCCGCCGCCAACGCCGCGCTCCCGACGGCCGTCGACGTCCACGGGCGGCTCTGGCAGGCCGCGAACCTGCTGCGCGAGCACCGCGGCGACGGGCACGTGGCCGCCCTGGTCGCCGAGGGCCTTGACGGCTGCGAGGCGACGGTGCTGCACTGCGCGCTCGACGCCCGCCGCGCCGTCCTCCAGCCGCTGCGCGGATGGACGGACCAGGAGTGGGAGGCCGCCGCGGAGCGTCTGGTCGAACGGGGCCGGCTGACGGCGCAGGGCACGGTCACCGAACTGGGGCTGGCCCGGCACCGCGTCGTCGAGGCCGCCACCGACCTGGCGGCCGGCCGCGTCTGGGAGGGCCTGTCGCCGGACGGACTCGACCGCCTGACGGCCGTTCTGCGGCCGATCGCGGCGCTCTGCCACCGACGGATGCCGATCAACCCGCTCGCGATGCCGCCGGTCGACCAGTAG
- a CDS encoding SCO6745 family protein, translated as MTQVVHPARALWWLFEPVHALTYFSPEARAAYEAAGLRGYWRGYFGGRSAPLGTVDAAPVVAAFFNFAPQMVERALPEVWNRATPEQALQARVEGATAALQRVLVDVKPDLIDRSVELLERAVDGLDCCGRVLAAANADLPRPRTRLARLWQATTVLREHRGDGHVAALVSEGLDGCEALVLRCALDTRREILQPHRGWTDAEWDAATERLIDRHWLAPDGSLTADGRRRHVALEAATDLAAARVWTHFHRAELDDLATTLRPIATACRADLPPTTPIGLPSAA; from the coding sequence ATGACCCAGGTCGTCCACCCCGCGCGCGCTCTCTGGTGGCTGTTCGAACCCGTCCACGCCCTCACCTACTTCTCCCCCGAGGCCCGCGCCGCGTACGAGGCGGCCGGACTGCGCGGCTACTGGCGCGGCTACTTCGGCGGACGCTCCGCCCCGCTGGGCACCGTGGACGCCGCGCCGGTGGTGGCCGCGTTCTTCAACTTCGCGCCGCAGATGGTCGAGCGGGCCCTCCCGGAGGTCTGGAACCGGGCCACCCCCGAGCAGGCGCTGCAGGCCCGGGTCGAGGGCGCGACGGCTGCGCTGCAGCGGGTCCTGGTCGACGTCAAGCCGGATCTGATCGACCGTTCGGTGGAACTGCTGGAACGCGCCGTCGACGGCCTCGACTGTTGTGGGCGCGTGCTGGCCGCCGCGAACGCCGACCTCCCCCGCCCCCGCACCCGCCTCGCCCGGCTCTGGCAGGCCACCACCGTGCTGCGCGAACACCGCGGCGACGGGCACGTGGCCGCCCTGGTCTCCGAGGGCCTCGACGGCTGCGAGGCGCTGGTGCTGCGCTGCGCCCTCGACACCCGCCGCGAGATCCTGCAACCGCATCGCGGCTGGACCGACGCCGAATGGGACGCCGCCACCGAGCGCCTGATCGACCGTCACTGGCTCGCCCCGGACGGTTCCCTCACCGCCGACGGGCGCCGCCGTCACGTCGCGCTCGAGGCCGCCACCGACCTCGCCGCCGCCCGGGTCTGGACCCACTTCCACCGCGCCGAGCTCGACGACCTCGCCACCACCCTCCGGCCCATCGCCACCGCCTGCCGCGCCGACCTCCCCCCGACCACCCCCATCGGCCTCCCCTCCGCCGCCTGA
- a CDS encoding C39 family peptidase: MKVRQDDRVNPISHEVPYYSQWESPELVPDILDGTLRAADDPLWERSGAADENEYEYWSWRLCGMACLRMALDHWWGVAPAPVRLAEECQRAGAYVRHPDGRLDGLIHAPFAEYVRTRWGLDARAVSPLPAGRLPEELAAGRLPVISVHPAIRTLAPEVPRPGGHLVLAVGADDDALYIHNPSGFPDGSQRAARVPWPDLDRFYAGRGIVLGPPPY; this comes from the coding sequence ATGAAAGTACGTCAGGATGACCGGGTGAACCCGATCAGCCACGAGGTGCCCTACTACTCCCAGTGGGAGTCGCCCGAACTCGTGCCCGACATCCTCGACGGCACCCTCCGGGCCGCGGACGACCCGCTGTGGGAGCGGTCGGGCGCCGCCGACGAGAACGAGTACGAGTACTGGTCGTGGCGGCTGTGCGGCATGGCCTGCCTGCGGATGGCGCTCGACCACTGGTGGGGCGTCGCCCCCGCGCCCGTCCGACTCGCCGAGGAGTGCCAGCGGGCCGGCGCGTACGTGCGCCACCCCGACGGGCGGCTCGACGGCCTGATCCACGCTCCGTTCGCCGAGTACGTCCGCACCCGCTGGGGCCTGGACGCCCGGGCCGTCAGCCCGCTGCCCGCCGGCCGGCTCCCCGAGGAACTCGCCGCGGGCCGGCTCCCGGTGATCTCCGTGCACCCCGCGATCCGCACCCTCGCCCCCGAGGTGCCCCGCCCCGGCGGCCACCTGGTGCTCGCGGTCGGCGCCGACGACGACGCCCTGTACATCCACAACCCCTCCGGCTTCCCCGACGGCTCCCAGCGCGCCGCCCGCGTCCCCTGGCCGGACCTCGACCGCTTCTACGCGGGCCGCGGCATCGTCCTGGGCCCGCCGCCGTACTGA
- a CDS encoding GNAT family N-acetyltransferase produces the protein MTEIRPEPVESPDARLLLTEYRAEIHRRWSGPAAAGKLPAEAPPDLELGPPDGVFLLARLDGRPAGCAGVRTFSAGTAELKRLYVRPAGRGRGLGRALLAAAEDAARALGHTRLRLDTMAELTEARALYAAAGYLDIPPYTGGPHIAHWLEKTL, from the coding sequence TTGACCGAGATCCGACCCGAACCCGTCGAGTCGCCGGACGCCCGCCTGCTCCTGACGGAGTACCGGGCCGAGATCCACCGCCGCTGGAGCGGCCCCGCGGCCGCCGGGAAGCTGCCCGCCGAGGCCCCGCCCGACCTCGAACTCGGGCCGCCGGACGGGGTCTTCCTGCTCGCCCGGCTGGACGGCCGTCCGGCCGGCTGCGCGGGTGTGCGCACCTTCTCCGCGGGCACCGCCGAGCTGAAGCGGCTGTACGTCCGCCCGGCCGGGCGCGGCCGCGGCCTGGGCCGCGCGCTGCTGGCCGCCGCGGAGGACGCCGCCCGCGCGCTCGGCCACACCCGGCTGCGCCTGGACACCATGGCCGAACTCACCGAGGCCCGTGCCCTGTACGCCGCCGCCGGCTACCTCGACATCCCGCCGTACACCGGTGGACCCCACATCGCGCACTGGCTGGAGAAGACGCTGTGA
- a CDS encoding leucine-rich repeat domain-containing protein, translating into MTGGPVVDLWRAGLAAVPDEVWARTDAEVLILADNELTGLPDAIGDLTRLRTLDLGHNALTAVPGRLGELAGLSGFLYLHDNRLTALPDTLGRLRRLRYLNVGDNPLTELPSTLGELESLLELRAQNCRLTALPNTLGSLPRLRELRLRGNALTALPDSLGSLPELRCLELRDNALTTLPRALAALPRLRELDLRGNPLTAVPDWLAELPALEKLDLRWVAAEPGAALLDSLEQRGCAVYH; encoded by the coding sequence GTGACCGGCGGCCCGGTGGTCGACCTGTGGCGGGCGGGCCTGGCCGCCGTCCCCGACGAGGTGTGGGCGCGCACCGACGCCGAGGTGCTGATCCTCGCCGACAACGAACTGACCGGACTCCCGGACGCCATCGGCGACCTCACCCGGCTGCGGACGCTCGACCTGGGCCACAACGCGCTCACCGCCGTCCCAGGCCGGCTCGGCGAGCTGGCCGGGCTGAGCGGCTTCCTCTACCTGCACGACAACCGGCTGACCGCGCTGCCCGACACCCTCGGCCGGCTCCGCCGGCTGCGCTACCTCAACGTCGGCGACAATCCGCTCACCGAACTTCCGTCCACCCTCGGCGAGTTGGAGTCGCTTCTCGAACTGCGCGCGCAGAACTGCCGGTTGACGGCACTGCCGAACACCCTGGGCTCGCTCCCCCGACTGCGCGAGCTGCGCCTCCGGGGCAACGCGCTGACCGCGCTGCCGGATTCGCTCGGCAGCTTGCCCGAGCTGCGCTGCCTGGAGCTGCGCGACAACGCCCTCACCACGCTCCCCCGTGCGCTCGCCGCACTCCCCCGGCTGCGCGAACTCGACCTGCGCGGCAACCCGTTGACGGCGGTGCCGGACTGGCTGGCCGAGCTGCCCGCGCTGGAGAAGCTCGACCTGCGCTGGGTCGCGGCCGAACCGGGAGCCGCGCTGCTCGACTCGCTCGAACAGCGCGGCTGCGCGGTCTACCACTGA
- a CDS encoding aldo/keto reductase — MEYTHLGRTGLSVSRLCLGTMNFGVHTEESDAHRIMDAAHGHGINFFDTANVYGWGENKGLTETIIGNWFAKGGGRREKTVIATKLYGDMGDWPNEGRLSALNIRRAVDASLRRLQTDHIDLYQMHHVDRETPWDEIWQAMEVLTLQGKIIYVGSSNFAGWHLAQAQETARARNFLGLTSEQSLYNLIERSVELEVVPAAQHYGLGLIPWSPLHGGLLGGVLRKEREGVRRAEGRAVDTLNERREQIQAYEDLCAELGHEPGDVALAWLRSRPAVTAPIVGPRTEEQLTAAVRSLDVELDAKTLERLDELFPGHRTAPEDYAW, encoded by the coding sequence ATGGAGTACACCCACCTCGGCCGCACCGGCCTGTCCGTCTCCCGCCTGTGCCTGGGCACCATGAACTTCGGCGTGCACACCGAAGAGTCCGACGCGCACCGGATCATGGACGCCGCCCACGGGCACGGCATCAACTTCTTCGACACCGCCAACGTCTACGGCTGGGGCGAGAACAAGGGCCTCACCGAGACCATCATCGGCAACTGGTTCGCCAAGGGCGGCGGGCGGCGCGAGAAGACCGTCATCGCCACCAAGCTGTACGGCGACATGGGCGACTGGCCCAACGAGGGCAGGCTCTCCGCGCTGAACATCCGCCGCGCCGTGGACGCCAGCCTGCGCCGCCTGCAGACCGACCACATCGACCTGTACCAGATGCACCACGTCGACCGGGAGACGCCCTGGGACGAGATCTGGCAGGCGATGGAGGTGCTCACCCTCCAGGGCAAGATCATCTACGTCGGCTCCTCCAACTTCGCCGGCTGGCACCTCGCCCAGGCCCAGGAGACCGCCCGGGCCCGCAACTTCCTCGGCCTGACCAGCGAGCAGTCGCTGTACAACCTGATCGAGCGCAGCGTCGAGCTGGAGGTCGTCCCCGCCGCCCAGCACTACGGCCTCGGCCTGATCCCGTGGTCGCCGCTGCACGGCGGCCTGCTCGGCGGCGTGCTCCGCAAGGAGCGCGAGGGCGTGCGCCGCGCCGAGGGCCGGGCCGTCGACACCCTGAACGAGCGCCGCGAGCAGATCCAGGCGTACGAGGACCTGTGCGCGGAGCTCGGTCACGAGCCCGGCGACGTGGCGCTCGCCTGGCTGCGCTCCCGCCCGGCCGTCACCGCGCCGATCGTCGGCCCCCGCACCGAGGAGCAACTCACCGCCGCGGTGCGCTCCCTGGACGTCGAGCTGGACGCCAAGACGCTGGAGCGGCTGGACGAGCTGTTCCCCGGCCACCGCACCGCGCCGGAGGACTACGCCTGGTGA
- a CDS encoding RsmB/NOP family class I SAM-dependent RNA methyltransferase, with protein MSTPASTPASSPAGAKRAPRPHRRPKKDPARIVAFRALRAVDERDAYANLILPSLLREAERKGMDRRDAALATELVYGTLRGQGTYDAVIAACVDRPLREVDPPVLDVLSLGAHQLLGTRIPSHAAVSATVELARAVLGDGRAKFVNAVLRKISAQDLAGWVAQVAPPYEDDAEDHLAVVHSHPRWVVSSLWDALGRWQPGASGRQAMEALLEADNARPEVTLVARPGRSSVAELREALPEAEDGRWSPFALRLTDGGDPAALDAVRENRAGVQDEGSQLVALALANAPLDGPDRLWLDGCAGPGGKAALLGAVAAERGAALVASEKQPHRARLVARALNGNPGPHAVIVADGTRGAWEQGAFDRVLVDVPCSGLGALRRRPEARWRRRPEDIAGFGPLQRDLLRSALAATRVGGVVGYATCSPHLAETRAVVDDVLRGRDDVEWVDARPLLPGVPELGDGPDVQLWPHLHGTDAMYLALLRRTA; from the coding sequence TTGAGCACCCCCGCGAGTACTCCCGCGAGCAGTCCCGCCGGCGCGAAGCGCGCCCCCCGCCCGCACCGCCGTCCGAAGAAGGACCCGGCCCGGATCGTCGCGTTCCGCGCGCTGCGGGCCGTCGACGAGCGCGACGCGTACGCCAACCTGATCCTGCCGTCGCTGCTGCGCGAGGCCGAGCGCAAGGGCATGGACCGGCGCGACGCGGCACTCGCCACCGAGCTGGTCTACGGCACGCTGCGCGGCCAGGGCACCTACGACGCGGTGATCGCCGCGTGCGTGGACCGGCCGCTGCGCGAGGTCGACCCGCCGGTGCTGGACGTTCTGTCGCTGGGCGCGCACCAGTTGCTCGGCACCCGGATCCCCAGCCACGCCGCGGTGTCCGCGACCGTCGAGCTCGCCCGGGCGGTGCTCGGCGACGGGCGGGCCAAGTTCGTCAACGCGGTGCTGCGCAAGATCAGCGCCCAGGACCTGGCGGGCTGGGTCGCCCAGGTCGCCCCGCCGTACGAGGACGACGCCGAGGACCACCTGGCCGTGGTGCACTCGCACCCGCGCTGGGTGGTGTCCTCGCTGTGGGACGCGCTCGGCCGCTGGCAGCCCGGCGCGAGCGGGCGGCAGGCGATGGAGGCGCTGCTGGAGGCCGACAACGCCCGACCCGAGGTGACGCTGGTGGCCCGGCCCGGGCGGTCCTCGGTCGCCGAACTGCGCGAGGCGCTGCCGGAGGCGGAGGACGGCCGCTGGTCGCCGTTCGCGCTGCGGCTCACCGACGGCGGCGACCCGGCCGCGCTGGACGCGGTGCGCGAGAACCGGGCGGGCGTGCAGGACGAGGGCAGCCAGCTGGTCGCGCTCGCCCTCGCCAACGCGCCGCTCGACGGCCCCGACCGGCTCTGGCTGGACGGCTGCGCCGGACCCGGCGGAAAGGCCGCGCTGCTCGGCGCGGTCGCCGCCGAGCGCGGGGCGGCGCTGGTCGCCTCCGAGAAGCAGCCGCACCGCGCCCGCCTGGTGGCCCGCGCGCTGAACGGCAACCCCGGCCCGCACGCGGTGATCGTCGCCGACGGCACCCGGGGCGCCTGGGAGCAGGGCGCGTTCGACCGGGTCCTGGTCGACGTCCCGTGCTCGGGCCTGGGCGCGCTGCGCCGCCGCCCCGAGGCGCGGTGGCGCCGCCGTCCCGAGGACATCGCCGGATTCGGGCCGCTGCAGCGGGACTTGCTGCGCTCCGCGCTGGCCGCCACCCGGGTCGGCGGCGTGGTCGGCTACGCCACCTGCTCGCCGCACCTGGCCGAGACCCGCGCCGTGGTCGACGACGTGCTGCGCGGCCGGGACGACGTCGAGTGGGTGGACGCCCGCCCGCTGCTGCCCGGCGTCCCCGAGCTGGGCGACGGCCCCGACGTCCAGCTGTGGCCGCACCTGCACGGGACGGACGCGATGTACCTGGCGCTGCTGCGCCGAACTGCCTGA
- the fmt gene encoding methionyl-tRNA formyltransferase, producing the protein MRLVFAGTPEVAVPALDALLASRHEVVAVVTRPDAPAGRGRKLVASPVAQRAEEAGIEVLKPARPSEPEFMARLAEIAPDCCPVVAYGALIRPGALEIPVHGWVNLHFSLLPAWRGAAPVQHSIMAGDELTGASTFRIQEGLDDGPVFGVLTEPVKPTDTSGDLLTRLSVSGAELLVRTMDAIEDGQARPEPQPVDGVSLAPKITVADARIEWTHPALRVDRVVRGCAPAPGAWTTFRGERLKVTGPVRLLPGETALAPGELAVSKNSVRVGTGSHEVELGEVRPQGKKAMPAADWARGARIESGERFEG; encoded by the coding sequence GTGCGTCTCGTCTTCGCCGGCACCCCCGAGGTTGCCGTTCCCGCCCTGGACGCCCTGCTGGCCTCCCGGCACGAGGTGGTCGCCGTGGTGACCCGCCCCGACGCGCCGGCCGGGCGCGGGCGGAAGCTGGTGGCCAGCCCCGTCGCGCAGCGGGCCGAGGAGGCGGGCATCGAGGTGCTGAAGCCGGCCCGGCCGAGCGAGCCGGAGTTCATGGCCCGGCTCGCGGAGATCGCCCCGGACTGCTGCCCGGTGGTGGCGTACGGCGCGCTGATCCGGCCCGGGGCGCTGGAGATCCCGGTGCACGGCTGGGTGAACCTGCACTTCTCGCTGCTGCCCGCGTGGCGCGGCGCCGCCCCGGTGCAGCACTCGATCATGGCGGGCGACGAGCTCACCGGGGCGTCGACGTTCCGGATCCAGGAGGGGCTGGACGACGGCCCGGTGTTCGGCGTCCTCACCGAACCGGTGAAGCCCACCGACACCAGCGGCGACCTGCTGACCCGGCTGTCGGTGTCGGGCGCCGAGCTGCTGGTGCGCACCATGGACGCGATCGAGGACGGGCAGGCCCGGCCGGAGCCGCAGCCGGTGGACGGGGTGTCGCTGGCCCCGAAGATCACCGTGGCGGACGCCCGGATCGAGTGGACCCACCCCGCGCTGCGGGTCGACCGGGTGGTGCGGGGCTGCGCGCCCGCGCCCGGCGCCTGGACCACCTTCCGCGGCGAGCGCCTGAAGGTGACCGGCCCGGTGCGCCTGCTGCCGGGCGAAACCGCCCTGGCGCCGGGCGAGTTGGCGGTCAGTAAGAACAGCGTCCGGGTGGGCACCGGAAGCCACGAGGTGGAGCTGGGCGAGGTCCGCCCGCAGGGCAAGAAGGCGATGCCGGCCGCGGACTGGGCGCGCGGCGCCCGGATCGAGTCCGGGGAGCGCTTCGAGGGCTGA
- the def gene encoding peptide deformylase — protein sequence MAVQPIRIFGDPVLRATAKPVTVFDKELRRLVKDLTDTMLEAPGAGLAAPQLGVSLRVFTYHVDGVVGHLINPDLSLSEEEQDGPEGCLSLPGLRFDTKRAYGVVAKGVTMHGEPVTVEGTQLLARCIQHETDHLDGIIFVDRLDREARKAAMKAIRETDWGGGPAPTVRISPHSTFGPVR from the coding sequence TTGGCAGTTCAGCCGATCCGGATCTTCGGCGACCCGGTGCTGCGGGCGACCGCGAAGCCGGTGACCGTCTTCGACAAGGAGCTGCGGAGGCTGGTGAAGGACCTGACCGACACCATGCTGGAGGCCCCGGGCGCCGGCCTGGCCGCGCCGCAACTGGGCGTCTCGCTGCGGGTCTTCACGTACCACGTGGACGGCGTGGTGGGGCACCTGATCAACCCGGACCTGTCGCTCAGCGAGGAGGAGCAGGACGGCCCGGAGGGCTGCCTGTCGCTGCCGGGGCTGCGGTTCGACACCAAGCGGGCGTACGGCGTGGTGGCGAAGGGCGTCACGATGCACGGGGAGCCGGTGACGGTGGAGGGGACGCAGCTGCTGGCGCGGTGCATCCAGCACGAGACGGACCACCTGGACGGGATCATCTTCGTGGACCGGCTGGACCGGGAGGCCCGGAAGGCGGCGATGAAGGCGATCCGGGAGACCGACTGGGGCGGCGGCCCGGCTCCGACGGTGCGGATCTCGCCGCATTCCACCTTCGGTCCGGTCCGCTGA
- a CDS encoding primosomal protein N', translating into MSSADGAGEQLAFIRETVRRAKPRAARGVVPAERQPVARVLVDKGVLSLDQYFDYAVPEAMSADAQPGVRVRVRFGGRVGAHGRREGGSLHDGFIVERRDDSDYAGPLAPLARVLSPEVVLTPRLLRLCRAVADRYAGTLADVLQLAVPPRHAGAEGEPSPRPLPPPADAPAAGSWERYAHGPEFLASLAGGHAPRAVWTALPGPEWPFEIARAVAAALASGRGALAVLPDGRAVARVDAALRAVLGEGRHAVLAADAGPQERYRSWLSVSRGSVHAAIGTRAAVFAPVRDLGLVVVWSDGDSSHSDPNAPYPHVREVALLRAAEEGAAMLLGGVSMTVEAAQLLRSGWARPLAATRETVRRTAPRVRTVTEYDQARDAAAQAARLPSVAWETAREALARGPVLIQVPRRGYAPRLACAQCRTPVRCRACGGPLESPAADAALVCSWCGTEERDWHCLECGSFRLRAQVVGVRRTAEELGKAFPRVPVRTSGRDAVLASVPAAPALVISTPGAEPVAEGPGYAAALLLDGWALLNRPDLRAGEETVRRWLTAAALVRPAGEGGTVVVVAEAAARAVQALVRWDPAGHAGLELDEREELRFPPVSRMAAVTGPPQAVADLLGLLRLPEGADVLGPVPVYQGGGGYGGAKGEPAERALVRVAPGQGAALASALKAAQIARLALRGAETVRIRVDPTDIG; encoded by the coding sequence GTGAGCAGCGCGGACGGGGCCGGGGAGCAGTTGGCGTTCATCCGGGAGACGGTGCGCCGGGCCAAGCCGCGCGCCGCCCGCGGGGTGGTGCCCGCCGAACGGCAGCCGGTCGCCCGGGTGCTGGTCGACAAGGGCGTGCTGAGCCTCGACCAGTACTTCGACTACGCGGTGCCCGAGGCGATGTCCGCCGACGCGCAGCCCGGCGTCCGGGTCCGGGTCAGGTTCGGCGGCCGGGTCGGCGCGCACGGGCGGCGCGAGGGCGGCTCCCTGCACGACGGGTTCATCGTCGAACGGCGCGACGACTCCGACTACGCGGGCCCGCTGGCGCCGCTGGCCCGGGTGCTCTCGCCCGAGGTGGTGCTGACGCCCCGTCTGCTCCGGCTGTGCCGGGCCGTCGCCGACCGCTACGCCGGCACCCTCGCCGACGTGCTGCAACTGGCCGTCCCGCCGCGGCACGCGGGCGCCGAGGGCGAACCCTCGCCGCGGCCGCTGCCGCCGCCCGCCGACGCCCCCGCGGCGGGCAGTTGGGAGCGCTACGCGCACGGGCCCGAGTTCCTCGCCTCGCTGGCCGGCGGCCACGCCCCGCGCGCGGTGTGGACGGCGCTGCCCGGGCCGGAGTGGCCGTTCGAGATCGCCCGGGCGGTGGCGGCCGCGCTGGCCTCCGGGCGGGGCGCGCTGGCGGTGCTGCCGGACGGCCGCGCCGTGGCCCGGGTCGACGCCGCGCTGCGGGCCGTGCTGGGCGAGGGCCGGCACGCCGTGCTCGCCGCCGACGCCGGCCCGCAGGAGCGCTACCGGAGCTGGCTCTCCGTCAGCCGCGGCTCGGTGCACGCCGCGATCGGCACCCGGGCCGCCGTCTTCGCGCCCGTCCGCGACCTCGGCCTGGTGGTGGTCTGGTCGGACGGCGACAGCAGCCACAGCGACCCCAACGCGCCCTACCCCCACGTGCGGGAGGTGGCGCTGCTGCGGGCCGCCGAGGAGGGCGCCGCGATGCTGCTCGGCGGGGTGTCGATGACGGTCGAGGCGGCACAACTGCTGCGCTCCGGCTGGGCGCGGCCGCTCGCCGCCACCCGGGAGACGGTCCGTCGGACCGCGCCGCGGGTACGGACGGTCACCGAGTACGACCAGGCGCGGGACGCCGCCGCGCAGGCCGCCCGGCTGCCCTCGGTCGCGTGGGAGACCGCGCGCGAGGCGCTGGCCCGCGGGCCGGTGCTGATCCAGGTTCCGCGGCGGGGCTACGCGCCGCGGCTGGCGTGCGCCCAGTGCCGGACGCCGGTGCGGTGCCGGGCCTGCGGCGGCCCGCTGGAGTCGCCGGCCGCGGACGCCGCGCTGGTGTGCAGCTGGTGCGGCACCGAGGAACGGGACTGGCACTGCCTGGAATGCGGATCCTTCCGGCTGCGGGCCCAGGTGGTCGGGGTGCGGCGGACGGCCGAGGAACTGGGGAAGGCGTTCCCGCGGGTCCCGGTGCGGACCTCCGGGCGGGACGCGGTGCTGGCCTCCGTGCCGGCCGCCCCCGCGCTGGTGATCTCCACGCCGGGCGCGGAGCCCGTCGCCGAGGGCCCCGGCTACGCGGCGGCGCTGCTGCTCGACGGGTGGGCGCTGCTCAACCGGCCGGACCTGCGGGCCGGGGAGGAGACGGTGCGGCGGTGGCTGACCGCCGCCGCGCTGGTCCGGCCGGCGGGCGAGGGCGGCACGGTCGTGGTCGTCGCGGAGGCCGCGGCGCGGGCCGTGCAGGCGCTGGTCCGCTGGGACCCCGCGGGGCACGCCGGTCTGGAACTGGACGAGCGGGAGGAACTCCGCTTCCCGCCGGTCTCCCGGATGGCCGCCGTGACCGGCCCCCCGCAGGCGGTCGCGGACCTGCTGGGCCTGCTCCGACTGCCCGAGGGCGCGGACGTGTTGGGCCCGGTGCCGGTCTACCAGGGCGGGGGCGGGTACGGGGGCGCGAAGGGGGAGCCGGCGGAGCGCGCGCTCGTCCGGGTCGCGCCGGGGCAGGGCGCTGCGCTCGCCTCCGCGCTCAAGGCCGCGCAGATCGCCCGGCTCGCGCTGCGCGGCGCGGAGACCGTCCGCATCCGGGTCGACCCCACGGACATCGGCTGA